One stretch of Eupeodes corollae chromosome 2, idEupCoro1.1, whole genome shotgun sequence DNA includes these proteins:
- the LOC129946073 gene encoding rab-like protein 3 yields the protein MAKNIDKVRILLVGDSGVGKTCLTHLIAHNESLTQPGWTVGCSIEVKLHEFKEGTPQQNTFFIELFDIGGSLNHKNSRGVFYNPTHGIILVHDLTNRKSHENLKEWLYEILNKDGKDTAKGNNTASLASDAALFDPEQFFGSTQIPILVVGTKLDLVDEKRHPKMLPKSGGIAEQCGAEEIWLNCRNTRSLAAGTTDSVKLARFFDKVIEKKLSSRESGMFGVTDRRKLISSSSYTPLESSAPIYIPTSKIIDAN from the exons ATGGCTAAAAACATTGATAAAGTACGAATTCTTCTTGTTGGAGATTCAG GTGTTGGAAAAACATGCCTTACCCACTTAATCGCCCACAATGAGTCCCTAACTCAGCCAGGATGGACGGTTGGCTGTTCAATAGAAGTAAAACTGCACGAATTCAAAGAAGGCACACCTCAGCAAAATACATTCTTCATTGAACTCTTCGACATAGGAGGCtctttaaatcacaaaaactcCAGAGGAGTATTTTACAATCCAACACATGGAATAATTTTGGTTCATGATTTAACCAATCGGAAAAGCCATGAAAATCTCAAGGAATGGCTCTACGAAATTCTTAATAAAGATGGCAAGGATACTGCCAAGGGTAATAACACCGCGTCTTTAGCATCAGATGCAGCATTATTCGATCCAGAACAATTCTTTGGTTCGACCCAAATTCCCATATTGGTTGTTGGAACTAAACTTGATTTAGTAGATGAAAAGAGGCACccaaaaatgttaccaaaatcTGGTGGAATTg ctgAGCAATGTGGAGCCGAAGAGATTTGGCTGAATTGTAGAAATACCCGTAGTTTGGCGGCTGGCACCACAGACTCGGTTAAATTGGCTAGATTTTTCGACAAAgttattgaaaagaaattaagCTCCCGTGAGTCTGGTATGTTTGGAGTAACAGATAGGAGAAAACTTATATCTTCGTCATCCTACACACCACTGGAAAGCAGCGCTCCCATATACATTCCAACTTCCAAGATCATCGATGCTAATTGA
- the LOC129946833 gene encoding anaphase-promoting complex subunit 1, translated as MIAASEPLEFIPRGRQAVEEHPGPVVPMPNSCIPSENVLLYRMQNVNISSNDEFNEFWYIREIYSECRRETPQQQNQEKNKSKDNKNPEYMTDFYVNSEEELYVKKNTAVWNRGLYAERGVLPRMCFTCETPIKFAFFCNQSFLHGTLKKESDKSNLTSICLIDSSCLRVYCSNGEDFTSNLEFPVSNVWVTKFGILLEKEAINTIVQNLAISMPRIFSLSHPLDEICPVLIKSSSGVVSYLTEADYSVIFTTESSDLVLLYDNKMGKHFVSKLRKATEDEISYVGCNNETAFCSATTVNQTQRPGLSSFSQSSMKFSAGAKNSTAYMPRSSLGTTACNPHISKFLSSQSINSGAGNFNRTNSQSALNRLQSSLGAHSLSMQDIRKPGQAQPSKAIVPDYCLEHIWTEQILSKEFCEIATKAFIHSDLIGQTYLCFLLPRSGKLQLVRILNFDEENTQIEGEIFSIAAKDAVVLEKMKMIAVLDPSGTLTLYTGKVFVSKVHVVAVLPSSLPQSKPSCSPFPRRSSLLPTSQKSDSNFEEELHMLSPVHPLQPLFPNRGTSGVCLNLRDPAGNRLTLVYPTGKMYRLSLPLINETYFVTRCIEALRRILKKETFIQLITHWYGVRNPPGSKDFSGEKEWQTFKTVLSEMMGRVASSDDSSINIPCQPEEPKKRRKNDEVLDGTDEDWEYLETILNRRNKQGPFKPNAIKFIDCSAILFKEIPKIFFAFHLLYEDLKLDNTMHDSLCSLGEFLYQLATDMQLTAHCLHYFLDFPHLASIKSHNIFTEDHAKQMFHKDLLAEPVPNIFQQIENILKNREIYQYSSIEGINTVSRNVLKLISLIIHGCLKIKNWIKPLEFPDTMYSDLPNKKKQYIATNVPLHEQLIQMLINMDMTRTDVERLPVSLHLIIAECLEHGRLSPPMGCAPPTYELILRSELLEHTRYQYSTELYSVKFSKANIDAEDSLSPRCPPNPNGFSRTESADDDGMENIDTKLLSLRFPDDLRIAEVRRLLISSEPVLIDITQSPGISDHEFIEEQEKQLYALCTRTMTLPMGRGMFTLRTSIPTPTESMPIPKLCLTGKEPVKGATIEMQQIEFPANMNLWPSFHNGVAAGLRISPNARDVDSTWIVYNKPKGPTEVTTEHAGFLMALGLNGHLKTLSFMSIYEYLVKCDEMTSVGLLLGISATHRGTMDTTTTKLLSVHIEALLPATALELDIPQNIQVASLMGIGLIYQGTAKRHIAEVLLQEIGRPPGPEMENSVERESYALTAGLALGLVTLGHGEAPAGLRDLQLPDTLHYYMVGGNKRPLLGSQKEKYKLPSFQVREGDTVNIDVTAPGATLALGLMFFDTDNKAVAQWMDPPDTSYLLDLVRPDLLLLRTIARGLILWKDVEPSSEWLFNQFPANLRFDINRGPVPKKDLTDHEAITQAYCNIIAGAAVCIGLKYAGTENKEAFKSLKKTIKLFLGFSGKYVGEYAGRATVESSLMLILISISLVYAGTGDLEIMRMIRYLRSRIGTAHSQVTYGSQMAIHMSLGFLFLGAGRYTLSKRPEAVAALVCALFPKFPNHSNDNRYHLQAFRHLYVLAVEPRLFLPRDLDTKKLCLCQISYIEIGSSEIKKLPMAPCMLPELSTLKSVIVDDQNYWPVCFEKGRNWDQLVKALEVSGCIDIKKRSGCHSHLDDPDRLKSLFAQTLTTEQYTCWKIDTKSLETFSSDPIVIGFTDRFLSIDARECKITKIEMERYQQLIVIFYNSVIKDKMHGLPIYLSIVNTLQAIKEHAKTYDVWQLKLIEIYIQMQKENILISKEIVNSVLENLKSYIENCQISSRDQLKRFITSHCFESLCGLGSDEISKILAVVVFYGLLPNVLSLVDLSGTVNYMRLLYELNKINMETSTINCIIKVLDLP; from the exons ATGATCGCCGCCTCAGAACCTTTG GAATTCATTCCTCGGGGGCGTCAGGCGGTTGAGGAGCACCCAGGTCCTGTGGTGCCTATGCCAAATTCTTGCATCCCTTCCGAGAATGTTCTTCTCTATCGCAtgcaaaatgttaatatttccTCGAATGATGAGTTTAATGAATTTTGGTATATTCGTGAAATCTATTCTGAATGTCGACGAGAAACTCCACAGCAGCAAAATCAAGAAAAGAACAAATCAAAAGATAATAAGAACCCCGAATACATGACCGATTTCTATGTGAATTCCGAGGAGGAATTGTATGTGAAGAAAAATACAGCTGTTTGGAATCGAG gtcTTTATGCTGAAAGAGGAGTTCTTCCGCGAATGTGCTTTACTTGTGAAACACCTATAAAATTTGCCTTCTTCTGCAATCAAAGCTTTTTACATGGAACCCTTAAAAAAGAGTCCGATAAGAGTAATCTCACTTCAATATGCTTAATTG aTTCATCCTGCCTGCGTGTTTATTGTAGCAACGGTGAAGATTTCACATCAAATTTAGAATTTCCTGTCTCCAATGTCTGGGTCACAAAATTCGGAATACTTCTTGAAAAGGAAGCCATCAATACAATTGTTCAAAATCTTGCTATATCAATGCCTCGAATATTTTCACTTTCACATCCTCTCGATGAAATATGTCCGGTACTCATTAAGTCATCAAGCGGTGTTGTGAGTTATCTCACCGAAGCCGATTACAGTGTCATCTTTACCACCGAATCCAGTGATTTAGTTTTGCTTTACGACAATAAAATGGGAAAACATTTTGTGTCTAAATTGCGGAAAGCAACAGAAGATGAAATATCTTATGTTGGATGTAACAATGAGACAGCATTTTGTAGTGCAACAACTGTCAATCAAACCCAACGACCTGGATTGTCTAGTTTTTCTCAAAGTTCCATGAAATTTTcag ctGGAGCCAAAAACAGTACAGCCTATATGCCGCGATCGAGTTTAGGAACAACTGCTTGTAATCCACATATTAGCAAATTTCTGAGTTCCCAGTCGATAAACAGTGGGGCTGGAAATTTTAA CCGAACAAACAGTCAATCAGCTTTAAATCGATTGCAATCTTCTTTGGGAGCGCATTCATTGTCAATGCAAGATATAAGGAAACCCGGGCAGGCACAGCCATCAAAAGCAATTGTTCCAGATTATTGCTTGGAACACATTTGGACCGAACAGATATTGTCAAA aGAATTTTGTGAAATTGCAACAAAAGCTTTTATCCATAGTGATTTGATCGGGCAGACATATCTGTGCTTTCTGCTTCCTAGATCGGGAAAGCTACAATTAGTTCGAATATTGAATTTCGACGAGGAAAATACTCAAATCGAAggtgaaatattttcaatagcTGCTAAAGATGCTGTTGTCCTTGAG aaaatgaaaatgatcgCAGTTCTTGATCCAAGTGGAACCTTAACCTTGTACACAGGAAAAGTTTTCGTGTCAAAGGTTCACGTCGTAGCTGTTCTTCCATCTTCATTGCCCCAAAGCAAACCATCATGTTCTCCATTCCCAAG ACGAAGCAGTCTTCTGCCAACATCTCAAAAAAGTGATTCAAATTTCGAAGAAGAATTACACATGTTATCACCAGTGCATCCACTCCAGCCATTATTCCCAAATCG CGGAACCAGTGGAGTTTGCTTAAACCTTCGCGATCCCGCTGGCAATCGGTTAACTCTTGTCTATCCAACGGGGAAAATGTATCGCTTGTCGTTGCCACTCATAAATGAAACTTATTTCGTAACTCGATGCATAGAAGCCTTGCGACGAATTCTGAAgaaggaaacatttattcaacTGATAACTCATTGGTATGGTGTGCGAAATCCACCCGGATCGAAGGACTTTAGTGGCGAAAAGGAATGGCAGACGTTCAAGACTGTTTTGTCTGAAATGATGGGACGAGTAGCGAGTTCTGATGATTCAAGTATAAATATTCCTTGTCAACCAGAAGAACCAAAAAAGAGAAGGAAGAATGATGAAGTTCTCGACGGCACCGACGAAGATTGGGAGTATTTGGAAACGATCTTGAACCGGCGCAATAAACAAGGTCCTTTCAAGCCGAATGCAATTAAATTCATAGATTGCAGTGCCATACTTTTCAAGGAAAtaccaaagatattttttgCCTTCCATTTATTGTATGAGGACTTGAAGCTCGATAATACAATGCATGATAGTTTGTGTTCTTTGGGAGAG TTTCTTTACCAACTAGCGACTGATATGCAACTGACTGCACACTGCCTTCATTATTTCCTGGATTTCCCGCACTTGGCCAGCATTAAGTCACATAATATCTTCACCGAAGATCATGCCAAACAAATGTTTCATAAAGACCTACTGGCCGAACCGGTGCCCAATATCTTCcagcaaattgaaaatatacttaaaaatcGGGAAATTTATCAATATTCCAGTATAGAAGGTATAAATACAGTTAGCAGAAATGTTTTAAAG TTAATTTCACTTATAATTCATGGAtgcttaaaaattaagaattggaTTAAACCATTGGAATTTCCCGATACAATGTATTCGGATCTTCCCAACAAGAAGAAGCAATACATTGCAACAAATGTGCCTTTACATGAACAGCTTAtacaaatgttaataaatatgg ACATGACAAGAACCGATGTCGAACGATTGCCTGTTTCCTTGCACTTGATAATAGCCGAATGTTTAGAACATGGACGTCTCTCCCCACCGATGGGTTGCGCACCACCAACCTACGAACTTATATTGCGTTCCGAGCTGCTGGAACACACTCGCTATCAATATTCCACAGAATTGTATTCAGTTAAGTTTAGCAAAGCAAACATAGACGCTGAAGATTCCCTATCTCCACGTTGTCCACCAAATCCAAATGGATTTTCCCGAACCGAATCTGCCGATGATGATGGCATGgaaaatattgatacaaaattgTTGAGTCTACGCTTTCCCGATGACTTAAGAATAGCAGAAGTCCGGCGTTTGCTTATAAGTTCGGAGCCAGTTCTGATTGACATTACACAATCGCCTGGTATATCCGATCATGAATTCATCGAAGAGCAAGAAAAACAATTGTATGCTTTGTGTACAAGAACCATGACCTTGCCAATGGGACGAGGAATGTTTACATTGAGAACATCAATTCCCACTCCAACGGAATCGATGCCAATTCCAAAGTTATGTCTCACCGGAAAGGAACCGGTGAAGGGAGCAACTATTGAGATGCAGCAAATTGAATTTCCCGCAAATATGAACTTGTGGCCAAGTTTTCACAATGGTGTTGCAGCTGGTTTGAGAATTTCTCCAAATGCGAGGGACGTTGATTCCACTTGGATTGTGTATAATAAACCAAAAGGGCCAACTGAAGTCACCACCGAGCACGCTGGCTTTTTAATGGCCCTTGGTCTAAATGGTCATCTTAAGACTCTCTCGTTTATGAGCATATATGAGTATTTAGTTAAATGCGATGAGATGACAAGCGTGGGTCTCTTATTGGGAATTTCAGCTACACACAGAG GTACAATGGATACAACGACGACAAAACTGCTAAGTGTCCACATTGAAGCATTATTACCTGCCACAGCTCTAGAATTAGATATTCCACAAAATATTCAAGTAGCTTCCCTAATGGGAATAGGTCTCATATACCAGGGAACTGCAAAGCGACACATAGCAGAAGTCTTGCTTCAAGAAATCG GTCGACCGCCTGGTCCGGAAATGGAAAACAGTGTGGAACGTGAATCATACGCATTGACTGCTGGCTTAGCTTTAGGTTTGGTTACCTTGGGGCATGGTGAGGCTCCTGCTGGTCTGAGAGACTTGCAGTTACCTGACACGCTGCACTATTACATGGTTGGCGGCAATAAACGACCATTGCTGGGATCACAGAAAGAAAAGTACAAACTGCCTTCATTCCAAGTGCGAGAAGGTGACACTGTTAATATTGATGTCACCGCTCCAGGAGCAACTCTGGCGCTTGGTTTAATGTTTTTCGATACTGACAATAAGGCAGTTGCCCAATGGATGGATCCTCCCGATACAAGTTATCTTCTTGATCTAGTACGACCAGATCTGCTTCTTCTTCGCACAATCGCTCGAGGGTTGATTCTTTGGAAAGACGTGGAACCAAGCTCCGAATGGCTGTTCAATCAGTTTCCGGCAAATCTTAGATTCGATATCAATCGGGGACCAGTGCCAAAGAAAGATCTTACAGATCATGAAGCAATTAC GCAAGCGTATTGTAACATAATTGCGGGAGCAGCTGTTTGTATAGGTCTCAAATATGCGGGAACCGAGAACAAAGAAGCTTTCAAGTCTCTGAAGAAAACCATAAAACTCTTCCTTGGATTCTCGGGCAAATACGTTGGCGAATATGCTGGACGAGCAACTGTGGAGAGTAGCCTTATGCTGATCCTCATTTCTATATCGCTTGTTTATGCTGGAACTGGAGATTTAGAAATAATGCGAATGATTCGATATTTGCGCTCTAGAATAGGCACCGCTCATTCTCAGGTTACTTATGGCTCTCAAATGGCTATACACATGTCATTGGGATTTTTATTTCTCGGCGCTGGTCGATATACACTTTCAAAAAGACCGGAAGCTGTAGCAGCTCTTGTGTGTGCTTTGTTTCCAAAGTTCCCAAATCATAGCAATGATAATAG ATATCACCTTCAAGCATTCCGTCATCTTTACGTATTGGCTGTTGAACCAAGACTTTTCCTTCCCCGAGATCTCGACACAAAAAAACTATGCCTCTGTCAAATTTCCtacattgaaatcggttcatctGAGATTAAAAAGCTACCCATGGCACCTTGTATGTTACCAGAATTGAGCACTCTAAAATCAGTGATAGTAGACGATCAGAATTATTGGccagtttgttttgaaaaaggacGTAACTGGGATCAATTggt aaaagcTTTAGAAGTATCTGGTTgcattgatattaaaaaacgtTCCGGATGTCACTCACATTTAGATGATCCGGATCGACTGAAAAGTCTGTTCGCCCAAACCCTAACCACGGAGCAGTACACCTGCTGGAAAATTGACACTAAGTCTTTGGAAACATTTTCCTCGGATCCCATTGTCATTGGTTTCACTGATCGGTTCCTGAGCATTGATGCGAGGGaatgcaaaataacaaaaatcgaaATGGAGCGCTATCAACAATTGATAGTGATCTTTTATAATTCAGTGATAAAAGACAAGATGCATGGGTTGCCAATTTATTTGTCAATTGTTAAT acTTTGCAAGCAATCAAGGAACATGCAAAGACTTATGACGTGTGGCAGCTTAAGCTTATTGAAATCTACATTCAAATGCAAAAGGAGAACATCCTTATATCAAAGGAGATTGTTAATTCTGTTTTGGAAAATCTAAAATCGTACATTGAAAATTGTCAGATCTCAAGTAGGGATCAATTGAAACGCTTTATTACATCTCATTGCTTTGAAAGCTTATGTGGACTAGGATCTGATGAAATATCTAAAATTCTGGCGGTGGTTGTTTTTTATGGCTTGCTGCCTAATGTTCTGAGTTTAGTTGATTTGAGCGGAACTGTAAATTACATGCGATTGTTATATGAATTGAATAAAATCAACATGGAGACAAGTACAATTAACTGCATAATTAAAGTATTGGATTTACCGTAA